In Archangium violaceum, the following are encoded in one genomic region:
- a CDS encoding glycoside hydrolase family 32 protein — protein MKPGSTRHVVPLLVAALAFVLPGFPSHAGTVNEYPEFPYPATGYTEPYRGQFHFSSRGGWMNDVNAPLYYNGTYHLFFQHNPHGLAWDTMHWGHATSPDLVHWTQKPMALEPGVHPGDLWSGGGVVDVNNTSGLRTGAEYPIVVFSGTNGVIVHYSNDAGRTFQTYDGGRKVVTPAGTSRDPKVFWHAPTSRWVMVVWSDAGGNGVDLYDSPDLLHWTWRSRYAAGWLFECPDFFPLAVDGNAANTRWVMTDASGEYVLGAFNGTTFTPEWTTPQRMDMGRNSFDGSFYAGLVFSNMPDGRTVQMVWMPGNAGSVWTGSASFPAELKLKTFPEGVRITRTPIAELQSLRTSSAAWTSRTITTDPASDPLAGTSADTYELIAEFDLTGATASRFGFKLHARADGSADRLVTYDRAAQTLYGAPLAPINGRVKMRLLVDRGQLEIFGNDGRLSVTDNVRFDSAPASQGIRLYAEGGSVKLVSLELYRLGSAWGTRESVLDTNLSGSWKAVGGTWTDVTGGKQGAAGSFTNGFYLSEQTGTDFTYEGDVRVVSGRAAALTFRASADATQHYTLNVDTAGFVKLWRPGRDVAVYPMPIAMGRTYHLKVVATGSRFLVYLDNGTVPIIDATDTAYVSGRFGMNVYEGTVLIQNVQVNATGFRTNLAGPWSPTAGTWTEPLGGGKQGSVAGDGFLLSSQTGGNFTYEGDVRVVNGVAAALTFRANANATQHYTANVDTSGFVKLWRPGRDVAVYPTPIVAGRTYHLKVVANGSRFQVYLDNGTVPVIDATDTAYASGRFGINVFAGTALIQNVNVSP, from the coding sequence GTGAAACCTGGTTCCACCCGTCATGTCGTTCCCCTGCTCGTCGCGGCACTCGCCTTCGTGCTGCCAGGCTTTCCGAGCCATGCGGGCACCGTGAACGAGTACCCGGAATTCCCCTACCCGGCGACCGGCTACACGGAGCCGTATCGCGGACAGTTCCACTTCAGCTCTCGCGGGGGCTGGATGAACGATGTCAACGCGCCGCTCTACTACAACGGCACCTACCACCTCTTCTTCCAACACAATCCCCACGGGCTGGCCTGGGACACCATGCACTGGGGACACGCCACCAGCCCCGACCTGGTGCACTGGACCCAGAAGCCGATGGCGCTCGAGCCCGGGGTTCACCCCGGGGACCTGTGGTCCGGCGGTGGGGTCGTCGATGTCAACAACACCTCCGGCCTGCGCACCGGAGCCGAGTACCCCATCGTCGTGTTCTCCGGAACCAATGGGGTCATCGTCCATTACAGCAACGACGCGGGCCGGACGTTCCAGACCTACGATGGCGGCCGCAAGGTCGTGACGCCCGCGGGCACCAGCCGGGATCCCAAGGTGTTCTGGCACGCGCCGACGTCGCGGTGGGTGATGGTCGTCTGGTCCGACGCCGGGGGCAACGGCGTGGACCTCTACGACTCGCCGGACCTGCTGCACTGGACCTGGCGCAGCCGGTACGCGGCGGGTTGGCTCTTCGAGTGCCCGGACTTCTTTCCCCTCGCGGTGGACGGCAACGCGGCCAACACCCGCTGGGTCATGACGGATGCGAGTGGCGAGTACGTCCTCGGCGCGTTCAACGGCACGACGTTTACCCCCGAGTGGACCACGCCCCAGCGGATGGACATGGGCCGCAACAGCTTCGATGGCTCGTTCTACGCGGGGCTCGTCTTCAGCAACATGCCCGACGGGCGCACCGTCCAGATGGTGTGGATGCCGGGCAATGCCGGGAGTGTCTGGACGGGCAGTGCCTCGTTTCCCGCCGAGCTGAAGCTGAAGACGTTCCCCGAGGGCGTGCGGATCACCCGTACCCCGATCGCGGAGTTGCAATCGCTGCGCACCTCGAGCGCGGCATGGACCAGCCGGACGATCACCACCGACCCGGCCAGTGATCCGCTCGCCGGCACCTCCGCCGACACGTACGAGCTCATCGCGGAGTTCGACCTCACGGGGGCCACGGCCTCGCGCTTCGGGTTCAAGCTCCACGCCCGCGCGGATGGGTCCGCGGATCGGCTGGTGACATATGACCGGGCCGCGCAGACGCTGTACGGGGCGCCGCTGGCACCCATCAATGGCCGGGTGAAGATGCGGCTGCTCGTGGACCGGGGCCAGTTGGAGATCTTCGGCAATGACGGCCGGCTGTCGGTGACCGACAACGTCCGCTTCGACTCCGCGCCGGCCAGTCAGGGTATCCGCCTCTACGCGGAAGGAGGCTCGGTGAAGCTGGTCTCGCTGGAGCTCTACCGGCTGGGCTCCGCCTGGGGGACCCGCGAGTCCGTGCTCGACACCAACCTCTCCGGGAGCTGGAAGGCGGTGGGTGGCACCTGGACCGATGTGACTGGCGGCAAGCAGGGCGCGGCGGGAAGCTTCACCAACGGTTTCTATCTCAGTGAGCAGACGGGCACGGACTTCACCTACGAGGGTGACGTGCGCGTGGTCAGCGGGAGGGCCGCGGCCCTGACGTTCCGGGCCAGCGCCGATGCGACCCAGCACTACACGCTCAACGTGGACACCGCGGGGTTCGTCAAGCTGTGGAGGCCCGGACGCGACGTCGCCGTGTACCCGATGCCCATCGCCATGGGCCGGACGTATCACCTGAAGGTGGTGGCCACGGGCTCGCGCTTCCTGGTGTACCTGGACAATGGAACCGTACCCATCATCGACGCCACCGATACCGCGTATGTCAGCGGGCGCTTCGGGATGAATGTCTACGAAGGCACCGTCCTCATCCAGAACGTCCAGGTGAACGCCACCGGCTTCCGCACCAATCTCGCCGGACCGTGGAGCCCCACCGCGGGCACGTGGACCGAGCCGCTCGGTGGCGGCAAGCAGGGCTCCGTAGCGGGTGACGGCTTCCTCCTCAGCTCGCAGACGGGCGGCAACTTCACCTACGAGGGAGATGTGCGCGTGGTCAATGGCGTGGCGGCGGCCCTGACGTTCCGGGCCAATGCCAATGCGACCCAGCATTACACGGCCAACGTAGACACCTCGGGGTTCGTCAAACTCTGGCGTCCGGGGCGGGACGTCGCCGTGTACCCGACGCCCATCGTGGCGGGCCGGACGTACCACCTCAAGGTGGTCGCCAACGGGTCACGCTTCCAGGTGTATCTGGACAACGGAACCGTACCCGTCATCGACGCCACCGACACGGCTTATGCCAGCGGGAGATTCGGCATCAACGTCTTCGCGGGCACCGCCCTCATCCAGAACGTCAACGTGAGCCCATGA
- a CDS encoding alpha/beta fold hydrolase — protein MRTLATVALLLAALLTGCGRFQTEGDFFFVRSAGADLPVWVRGNTDSGVFMVVLAGGPGNSSMSYLSPVTESLEEKYAVVYWDQRATGVAQGNPTPETISLAQFVADTHAVISTLRQRHDVQKLFLLGPSWGGTLGTAYLLEHQEGVAGWIDLDGNHDWQKNWDFALDYVKVHAERKLAAGEEVDTWRGVPEWAESMKGTRIISDNLWKWQRLCTKAGGYFHEPSNSPGLGAELLLFSPFSFGAMLTNNGIVLEKLLSDDAFYDALQMSSKLSRITIPSLVLWGRHDGAVPVAMAHDAYDNLGTPPEHKFLVIFEKSAHMAPFEEPEAFLTAVTQFIEKYR, from the coding sequence ATGAGAACCCTCGCGACCGTCGCCCTGTTGCTCGCCGCGCTCCTGACTGGCTGCGGCCGGTTCCAGACCGAGGGCGATTTCTTCTTCGTGCGCAGTGCCGGCGCGGACCTGCCGGTGTGGGTGCGTGGCAACACGGACTCCGGTGTCTTCATGGTGGTGCTCGCCGGAGGCCCTGGCAATTCGAGCATGTCCTATCTGTCGCCCGTCACGGAGTCCCTCGAGGAGAAGTACGCCGTCGTCTACTGGGACCAGCGTGCCACCGGGGTGGCCCAGGGCAACCCCACACCCGAGACGATCTCGCTCGCGCAGTTCGTCGCGGACACCCACGCCGTCATCAGCACGCTTCGCCAGCGCCATGATGTCCAGAAGCTCTTCCTCTTGGGCCCGAGCTGGGGCGGCACCCTGGGGACCGCCTATCTCCTCGAGCACCAGGAGGGCGTGGCCGGATGGATCGACCTGGATGGCAACCACGACTGGCAGAAGAACTGGGACTTCGCGCTCGACTACGTGAAGGTCCACGCCGAGCGGAAGCTGGCCGCGGGCGAGGAGGTGGACACGTGGCGCGGCGTTCCCGAGTGGGCCGAGTCGATGAAGGGGACGCGGATCATCAGCGACAACCTCTGGAAATGGCAGCGCCTGTGCACCAAGGCGGGGGGCTACTTCCATGAGCCGTCGAATTCGCCCGGCCTTGGCGCGGAGCTGCTGCTCTTCTCGCCCTTCTCGTTTGGGGCCATGCTCACGAACAACGGTATCGTCCTCGAGAAGCTCCTCTCCGACGACGCCTTCTACGACGCGCTGCAGATGTCCTCGAAGCTCTCGCGCATCACCATCCCCTCACTCGTGCTGTGGGGGCGGCACGACGGCGCGGTGCCGGTCGCCATGGCGCACGACGCCTATGACAACCTGGGTACACCTCCCGAGCACAAGTTCCTCGTCATCTTCGAGAAGTCCGCGCACATGGCACCCTTCGAGGAGCCCGAGGCCTTCCTCACCGCGGTGACTCAGTTCATCGAGAAGTACCGCTGA
- a CDS encoding DUF1697 domain-containing protein, which produces MARYIALLRGINVGGNKKVPMARLRELLEGLGYTDVATLLQSGNAVFTSKEKNPAQVVKRIEAAIAKEFGFEVSVVVRTRDELAAVIKVNPLPGAEEAPSQFLVTFLSDVPEPKRIKEIDPAAYLPDEFRVVGREIYAWFPKGIRDSKLATVLGSARLGVIPTARNWNTVTKLLELADR; this is translated from the coding sequence ATGGCCCGTTACATCGCCCTGCTGCGCGGTATCAACGTGGGTGGCAACAAGAAGGTCCCGATGGCGCGGCTCCGTGAGCTGCTGGAGGGACTCGGCTACACGGACGTCGCGACCCTCCTCCAGAGCGGCAACGCCGTCTTCACGAGCAAGGAGAAGAACCCGGCGCAAGTCGTCAAGCGGATAGAGGCGGCCATTGCCAAGGAGTTCGGCTTCGAGGTCTCCGTCGTCGTCCGTACCCGGGACGAGCTGGCCGCGGTGATCAAGGTGAATCCCCTGCCTGGCGCCGAGGAGGCCCCCTCGCAGTTCCTCGTGACGTTCCTGTCCGACGTACCTGAGCCGAAGCGGATCAAGGAGATCGATCCGGCGGCGTACCTGCCGGACGAGTTTCGCGTGGTCGGGCGTGAGATCTACGCCTGGTTCCCGAAGGGCATCCGGGATTCGAAGCTGGCCACCGTGCTCGGCAGTGCGCGCCTGGGGGTCATCCCGACCGCCCGTAACTGGAACACCGTCACGAAGCTCCTGGAGCTCGCCGACCGCTGA
- the sitA5 gene encoding SitA5 family polymorphic toxin has translation MGGWVLIVLFLHSACATGSGTAGSAYRPSTPPPTPSERVSFGAEPGLESASVYAVDFMEPGAVSTRPVPIDRAEFQRAVQRLSRDVRLMGSPREAARELLKLSKQSRQDVETIAMTGLWLLEGYREQTFSFVPVSQTGPVPLTPEADEALKAKYLKWCEHRGGGDCLGLLEDGPYLRADDRRTLALALAFGSVLDETREALGRQLLDVRALVSMAVWTVALYCMMWVVPEPTTKAVAASLTVILMGWLGLQTVYELMDGWARMADVAHHASTFEELRTAGGEFGKVLGEDAARAMILAVATLSGHTLGQVASRVKSLPGFNFAGAQFEAQGGAVVMAHAEAMEARLATEGALARAVAVVETVATSPQGPMAVVMFKKGQGSGAGMTPGGRSSETVIRHRGGNRQVELSDGQRWHLPRGKSAADIPAEDRVGDMLQEAVTRAAKEWGPDKRSFNENKAINEALERGEYWLARLLEREARGRYVQNEVKLKFEKLYKFNLNKGIDVVDPATGRQYEILSGTASNMARHGRRMSGEFFRMLTF, from the coding sequence ATGGGCGGCTGGGTCCTCATCGTCCTCTTTCTCCATTCCGCCTGTGCCACGGGTAGCGGTACTGCGGGGAGTGCCTATCGGCCCTCAACACCTCCTCCAACACCGTCGGAGCGAGTGTCCTTCGGCGCGGAGCCCGGCCTCGAGTCGGCCAGCGTGTACGCCGTGGACTTCATGGAGCCGGGGGCCGTCTCCACCCGGCCGGTGCCCATCGACAGGGCTGAATTCCAGCGCGCCGTCCAGAGGCTCTCACGCGACGTGCGGCTGATGGGGAGTCCACGAGAGGCCGCCCGAGAGCTGCTGAAGCTGTCGAAGCAGTCGCGACAAGACGTCGAGACCATCGCCATGACGGGGCTATGGCTGCTCGAGGGTTACCGTGAGCAGACCTTCTCCTTCGTTCCCGTGAGCCAGACGGGCCCGGTCCCCCTCACGCCCGAGGCGGATGAAGCCCTGAAGGCGAAGTACCTGAAGTGGTGTGAGCACCGGGGCGGAGGAGATTGCCTGGGCCTGCTGGAGGATGGGCCCTACCTGCGTGCGGACGACAGGAGAACGCTGGCGCTAGCGTTGGCCTTCGGCTCGGTGCTCGACGAGACGCGCGAGGCTCTGGGGCGCCAGCTGCTGGACGTACGGGCACTGGTGTCCATGGCCGTCTGGACGGTGGCTCTGTACTGCATGATGTGGGTGGTGCCCGAGCCGACGACCAAGGCGGTGGCCGCCAGCCTGACCGTCATCCTGATGGGGTGGCTGGGTCTCCAGACGGTGTACGAGCTGATGGACGGCTGGGCCCGCATGGCCGATGTCGCGCACCACGCCAGCACCTTCGAGGAGTTGCGCACGGCGGGCGGGGAATTCGGGAAGGTGCTGGGCGAGGACGCGGCCAGGGCGATGATTCTGGCGGTGGCCACGCTCAGCGGACACACGCTGGGGCAGGTGGCCTCGCGGGTAAAGTCGCTTCCGGGCTTCAACTTCGCGGGAGCGCAGTTCGAGGCTCAGGGCGGTGCCGTCGTCATGGCGCACGCGGAGGCCATGGAGGCGAGGCTCGCGACGGAGGGGGCCCTGGCCAGAGCGGTGGCGGTGGTGGAAACGGTGGCCACCTCACCGCAGGGCCCCATGGCCGTGGTGATGTTCAAGAAGGGGCAGGGTAGTGGAGCGGGAATGACCCCTGGGGGCCGCTCTTCCGAAACAGTCATCCGTCATCGGGGCGGCAACCGGCAGGTGGAACTCAGCGACGGCCAGCGCTGGCATTTGCCACGGGGCAAGTCGGCCGCGGACATTCCAGCCGAGGACAGGGTGGGGGACATGCTCCAAGAGGCCGTTACCCGTGCCGCGAAGGAGTGGGGGCCCGACAAGCGCTCTTTCAACGAGAACAAGGCCATCAACGAGGCTCTGGAGCGAGGAGAATACTGGCTGGCGCGGCTGTTGGAGCGCGAGGCCCGAGGGCGCTACGTGCAAAATGAGGTGAAACTCAAGTTCGAGAAACTCTACAAGTTCAACCTCAACAAGGGCATTGACGTGGTTGACCCAGCGACAGGCCGCCAGTACGAGATTCTCTCCGGGACGGCGTCGAACATGGCGCGGCATGGCAGGCGCATGTCGGGCGAGTTCTTCCGGATGCTCACCTTCTGA
- a CDS encoding macrolide family glycosyltransferase, with protein MKFLFYPAPAHGHVNPMLPLFQELVSRGDEVVVHVTREFEAAVRNTGASLRLLDDGLTIPSSLSGGGTGPALERLMPLLLGLMRQGLREVPRLAEQARSEQAHCIVYDPMAMWGRAIAGMLHLPSAIFQTSFGLSHSPTIQREMKKNMKGLPPPRALLALLELMWTSEVLHWRHGVPRMGMRSAFASVEDLNLIPIPRTYQPDAGLFDERFLFVGPSVLPRNDRGDFPLEQLDGKPVLLISLGTTPMNQRPDFYKACFEAFRDTRWQVVMACGKGVDLAALGPVPSNFLVRQRVPQLDVLQRARVFITHGGMNSTMEGLWHGVPLAVFPQFGDQPLNASRVSELGLGVALSAREALDPKALRETIERLDTDPGYRSRLSGFQKELQEAGGHRRAADALQRYAAARQGQRQSAA; from the coding sequence ATGAAATTCCTCTTCTATCCCGCCCCGGCCCATGGCCACGTCAACCCGATGCTTCCTCTCTTCCAGGAGCTGGTCTCTCGGGGAGACGAGGTCGTCGTCCATGTGACGCGGGAGTTCGAGGCGGCGGTCCGCAACACCGGGGCGTCGCTCCGGTTGCTCGATGACGGACTCACCATCCCCTCCTCCTTGTCCGGGGGAGGGACTGGACCGGCGCTCGAGCGGTTGATGCCATTGCTTCTCGGCCTCATGCGCCAGGGACTGCGGGAGGTCCCCAGGCTGGCGGAGCAGGCCCGATCCGAGCAGGCCCACTGCATCGTCTACGACCCGATGGCCATGTGGGGCCGCGCCATCGCCGGGATGCTTCATCTGCCCAGCGCCATCTTCCAGACGAGCTTCGGGCTGAGCCACTCCCCGACGATCCAGCGCGAGATGAAGAAGAACATGAAGGGCCTTCCACCTCCGCGGGCCCTGCTGGCCCTGCTCGAGCTGATGTGGACCTCCGAGGTGCTCCACTGGCGCCACGGGGTGCCGCGCATGGGAATGCGCTCGGCGTTCGCATCCGTCGAGGACCTGAACCTCATCCCCATCCCCCGGACGTACCAGCCCGATGCCGGGCTCTTCGACGAGCGCTTCCTGTTCGTCGGCCCGTCCGTCCTGCCGCGCAACGACCGGGGAGACTTCCCGCTGGAACAGCTCGACGGCAAGCCCGTGCTGCTCATCTCGCTGGGCACCACGCCCATGAACCAGCGGCCCGACTTCTACAAGGCCTGCTTCGAGGCCTTCCGCGATACCCGCTGGCAGGTGGTGATGGCGTGCGGCAAGGGCGTGGACCTGGCCGCGCTCGGCCCGGTGCCCTCCAACTTCCTCGTGCGCCAGCGTGTGCCCCAGCTCGACGTGCTCCAGCGCGCCCGCGTCTTCATCACCCACGGCGGCATGAACTCCACCATGGAGGGCCTCTGGCATGGCGTGCCGCTGGCCGTCTTCCCTCAGTTCGGGGATCAGCCGCTCAATGCCTCGCGCGTGAGCGAGCTCGGGCTGGGTGTGGCGCTCTCGGCCCGAGAGGCCCTGGATCCGAAGGCGTTGCGAGAGACCATCGAGCGCCTCGACACGGACCCGGGCTACCGCTCCCGCCTCTCCGGGTTCCAGAAGGAGCTCCAGGAAGCCGGAGGCCACCGCCGCGCGGCCGATGCGCTCCAGCGGTACGCCGCCGCCCGCCAGGGTCAGCGCCAGAGCGCGGCCTGA
- a CDS encoding pentapeptide repeat-containing protein, protein MDWLGNVVFEDREIENERLELTDKNANYILGPDLTLRNCTLVLKVSARRLSLKQPRFIDCTFEVKQELKNHQAWVAASLKGCRFKGRLSGCDFGHWPEYSSQPWYQHGSIEDCDFTEARLDGCRIMGSDPATIRFPKWPCFTILDPIGRASELRSVKWPGRFGRIVIEDLHKQPAPTRSVTLSATVEAKHFETTPEELKAVIEKFDCIVF, encoded by the coding sequence ATGGACTGGCTCGGTAACGTCGTCTTCGAGGACCGCGAAATCGAAAACGAGCGGCTGGAACTGACGGACAAGAATGCGAACTACATCCTCGGCCCCGACCTGACGCTGAGGAACTGTACCCTCGTGCTGAAGGTGTCCGCTCGGCGCCTGAGCCTCAAGCAGCCCCGCTTCATCGACTGCACCTTCGAGGTGAAGCAGGAGTTGAAGAACCACCAGGCCTGGGTGGCCGCGTCCCTGAAGGGTTGCCGGTTCAAAGGGCGGCTGTCAGGGTGCGACTTCGGACACTGGCCCGAATACAGCAGCCAGCCGTGGTATCAGCACGGCTCCATCGAGGACTGCGACTTCACGGAGGCCCGCCTGGATGGCTGCCGCATCATGGGCTCTGACCCTGCCACCATTCGCTTTCCCAAGTGGCCCTGCTTCACCATCCTAGACCCCATCGGCCGTGCCTCCGAGCTGCGCAGCGTCAAGTGGCCGGGCCGATTTGGCCGTATCGTCATCGAGGACCTGCACAAACAACCGGCCCCCACCAGGTCCGTGACCTTGTCCGCTACCGTCGAGGCAAAGCACTTCGAGACCACTCCAGAAGAGCTCAAGGCCGTCATCGAGAAGTTCGACTGCATCGTCTTCTGA